Proteins encoded in a region of the Neodiprion virginianus isolate iyNeoVirg1 chromosome 2, iyNeoVirg1.1, whole genome shotgun sequence genome:
- the LOC124298027 gene encoding general transcription factor IIF subunit 1 isoform X3 has translation MRFNATLNVDFSKWSQVKMERENNMKEYKGMDEEMPKFGAGSEFGRDAREEARRKKFGITSRKYKPEDQPWILKSGGKTGKKFKGIREGGVSENAAYYVFTHAPDGAIEAFPLHEWYNFQPIQRYKALSAEEAEQEFSRRNRVINYFSLMMRKRMRNDDEGAEDDPELSEGGKGKKLGKKEKELKISEMDEWMDSDDDDSSSDEDKEKKNSEEEEDDKKKKKKAKEEAQKKKKKKKKGSDDEAFEESDDGDEEGRECDYISDSSDSESELEQQKEIKSVAEEDALRKLLASDEDSQGEENEEEKKDGEDDKDDDEDNKDKDEKEKDNKLNKESDKKKDKKKKKKQSKKKDVKKSGIGKDSSSDFSSDSGSDSDIPREKDSKKPNSAQSSRSVTPVLPGVSADCFKRKQSGSPDLSQSKKIKLDNFNSAPVTSYFPGASESGITEDAVRRYLMRKPMTTTELLQKFKSKKTGLTSEQLVNVMTQILKKINPVKQTIKNKMYLSIKAQHN, from the exons ATGCGATTTAATGCAACACTCAATGttgacttttcaaaatggTCGCAAGTCAAGATGGAGCGTGAAAATAACATGAAAGAGTATAAAGGAATGGATGAGGAGATGCCAAAGTTTGGAGCAGGATCCGAGTTTGGTCGCGACGCAAGAGAAGAAGCAAGGCGAAAAAAGTTTGGAATAACAAGTAGAAAATACAAACCAGAAGATCAGCCTTGGATTCTTAAATCAGGAGGTAAAACAGGCAAGAAGTTCAAAGGAATTCGAGAGGGTGGAGTCAGTGAGAATGCAGCATACTATGTTTTCACTCATGCACCCGATGGTGCCATTGAAGCATTTCCTTTGCATGAATG gtataatttcCAGCCAATACAAAGATATAAAGCTTTGAGTGCTGAAGAAGCTGAGCAAGAGTTTAGTAGGCGGAATAGAGTCATTAATTACTTTTCATTAATGATGCGAAAGAGAATGCGAAACGACGACGAAGGCGCCGAAGATGATCCAGAATTATCTGAAGGTggtaaaggaaaaaaacttggtaaaaaagaaaaggaattgaaaatatcagaAATGGATGAATGGATGGATAGTGACGATGATGATTCGAGTTCTGACGAAGacaaggagaaaaagaattctgaagaagaagaggatgataaaaaaaagaaaaaaaaagctaagG AGGAAgcacaaaaaaagaagaaaaagaagaagaaggggTCGGATGACGAAGCATTTGAAGAAAGTGACGATGGAGATGAAGAGGGGAGAGAGTGTGATTATATATCTGACTCTTCAGATTCTGAATCAGAATTGGAACAacaaaaggaaataaaatctGTGGCTGAAGAAGATGCTCTACGAAAGCTTCTTGCTTCAGATGAGGATAGTCAAGGGGAGGAGAATGAGGAGGAAAAGAAGGATGGAGAAGATGACAAAGATGATGATGAGGACAACAAAGACAAAGATGAGAAG GAAAAAGACAACAAACTCAATAAGGAgtccgataaaaaaaaagataagaagaaaaaaaagaagcaatcaaaaaaaaaagacgtaaaaaaatctggaatTGGAAAAGATTCATCAAGTGACTTCTCAAGTGATTCTGGATCCGACTCTGACATACCTAGAGAAAAAGACAGTAAAAAACCAAATAGTGCACAGAGTTCAAGGTCTGTGACTCCTGTCCTTCCTGGAGTCTCAGCTGATTGTTTTAAACGAAAACAATCAGGCTCACCAGATCTGTCACagtcgaaaaaaatcaaattagaTAATTTCAACTCTGCCCCAGTGACATCATACTTTCCGGGAGCCAG TGAGTCTGGTATAACGGAGGATGCTGTCAGACGTTATCTGATGCGCAAACCAATGACAACCACTGAGCTTCTACAGAAATTCAAGTCCAAGAAAACGGGTTTGACCTCAGAGCAATTGGTTAACGTCATGACACagatattgaagaaaataaatcctGTTAAACAAactattaaaaataaaatgtatctGTCAATTAAGGCACAACATAATTGA
- the LOC124298027 gene encoding general transcription factor IIF subunit 1 isoform X1: MSSTAVTKPGAVPSVQEYSIRVPKNSKKKHNVMRFNATLNVDFSKWSQVKMERENNMKEYKGMDEEMPKFGAGSEFGRDAREEARRKKFGITSRKYKPEDQPWILKSGGKTGKKFKGIREGGVSENAAYYVFTHAPDGAIEAFPLHEWYNFQPIQRYKALSAEEAEQEFSRRNRVINYFSLMMRKRMRNDDEGAEDDPELSEGGKGKKLGKKEKELKISEMDEWMDSDDDDSSSDEDKEKKNSEEEEDDKKKKKKAKEEAQKKKKKKKKGSDDEAFEESDDGDEEGRECDYISDSSDSESELEQQKEIKSVAEEDALRKLLASDEDSQGEENEEEKKDGEDDKDDDEDNKDKDEKEKDNKLNKESDKKKDKKKKKKQSKKKDVKKSGIGKDSSSDFSSDSGSDSDIPREKDSKKPNSAQSSRSVTPVLPGVSADCFKRKQSGSPDLSQSKKIKLDNFNSAPVTSYFPGASESGITEDAVRRYLMRKPMTTTELLQKFKSKKTGLTSEQLVNVMTQILKKINPVKQTIKNKMYLSIKAQHN; this comes from the exons ATGAGTTCAACAGCTGTGACGAAG CCTGGCGCAGTACCTTCGGTACAAGAATACAGCATCAGAGTTCCAAA GAACAGTAAAAAAAAGCACAATGTCATGCGATTTAATGCAACACTCAATGttgacttttcaaaatggTCGCAAGTCAAGATGGAGCGTGAAAATAACATGAAAGAGTATAAAGGAATGGATGAGGAGATGCCAAAGTTTGGAGCAGGATCCGAGTTTGGTCGCGACGCAAGAGAAGAAGCAAGGCGAAAAAAGTTTGGAATAACAAGTAGAAAATACAAACCAGAAGATCAGCCTTGGATTCTTAAATCAGGAGGTAAAACAGGCAAGAAGTTCAAAGGAATTCGAGAGGGTGGAGTCAGTGAGAATGCAGCATACTATGTTTTCACTCATGCACCCGATGGTGCCATTGAAGCATTTCCTTTGCATGAATG gtataatttcCAGCCAATACAAAGATATAAAGCTTTGAGTGCTGAAGAAGCTGAGCAAGAGTTTAGTAGGCGGAATAGAGTCATTAATTACTTTTCATTAATGATGCGAAAGAGAATGCGAAACGACGACGAAGGCGCCGAAGATGATCCAGAATTATCTGAAGGTggtaaaggaaaaaaacttggtaaaaaagaaaaggaattgaaaatatcagaAATGGATGAATGGATGGATAGTGACGATGATGATTCGAGTTCTGACGAAGacaaggagaaaaagaattctgaagaagaagaggatgataaaaaaaagaaaaaaaaagctaagG AGGAAgcacaaaaaaagaagaaaaagaagaagaaggggTCGGATGACGAAGCATTTGAAGAAAGTGACGATGGAGATGAAGAGGGGAGAGAGTGTGATTATATATCTGACTCTTCAGATTCTGAATCAGAATTGGAACAacaaaaggaaataaaatctGTGGCTGAAGAAGATGCTCTACGAAAGCTTCTTGCTTCAGATGAGGATAGTCAAGGGGAGGAGAATGAGGAGGAAAAGAAGGATGGAGAAGATGACAAAGATGATGATGAGGACAACAAAGACAAAGATGAGAAG GAAAAAGACAACAAACTCAATAAGGAgtccgataaaaaaaaagataagaagaaaaaaaagaagcaatcaaaaaaaaaagacgtaaaaaaatctggaatTGGAAAAGATTCATCAAGTGACTTCTCAAGTGATTCTGGATCCGACTCTGACATACCTAGAGAAAAAGACAGTAAAAAACCAAATAGTGCACAGAGTTCAAGGTCTGTGACTCCTGTCCTTCCTGGAGTCTCAGCTGATTGTTTTAAACGAAAACAATCAGGCTCACCAGATCTGTCACagtcgaaaaaaatcaaattagaTAATTTCAACTCTGCCCCAGTGACATCATACTTTCCGGGAGCCAG TGAGTCTGGTATAACGGAGGATGCTGTCAGACGTTATCTGATGCGCAAACCAATGACAACCACTGAGCTTCTACAGAAATTCAAGTCCAAGAAAACGGGTTTGACCTCAGAGCAATTGGTTAACGTCATGACACagatattgaagaaaataaatcctGTTAAACAAactattaaaaataaaatgtatctGTCAATTAAGGCACAACATAATTGA
- the LOC124298027 gene encoding general transcription factor IIF subunit 1 isoform X2 translates to MPGAVPSVQEYSIRVPKNSKKKHNVMRFNATLNVDFSKWSQVKMERENNMKEYKGMDEEMPKFGAGSEFGRDAREEARRKKFGITSRKYKPEDQPWILKSGGKTGKKFKGIREGGVSENAAYYVFTHAPDGAIEAFPLHEWYNFQPIQRYKALSAEEAEQEFSRRNRVINYFSLMMRKRMRNDDEGAEDDPELSEGGKGKKLGKKEKELKISEMDEWMDSDDDDSSSDEDKEKKNSEEEEDDKKKKKKAKEEAQKKKKKKKKGSDDEAFEESDDGDEEGRECDYISDSSDSESELEQQKEIKSVAEEDALRKLLASDEDSQGEENEEEKKDGEDDKDDDEDNKDKDEKEKDNKLNKESDKKKDKKKKKKQSKKKDVKKSGIGKDSSSDFSSDSGSDSDIPREKDSKKPNSAQSSRSVTPVLPGVSADCFKRKQSGSPDLSQSKKIKLDNFNSAPVTSYFPGASESGITEDAVRRYLMRKPMTTTELLQKFKSKKTGLTSEQLVNVMTQILKKINPVKQTIKNKMYLSIKAQHN, encoded by the exons ATG CCTGGCGCAGTACCTTCGGTACAAGAATACAGCATCAGAGTTCCAAA GAACAGTAAAAAAAAGCACAATGTCATGCGATTTAATGCAACACTCAATGttgacttttcaaaatggTCGCAAGTCAAGATGGAGCGTGAAAATAACATGAAAGAGTATAAAGGAATGGATGAGGAGATGCCAAAGTTTGGAGCAGGATCCGAGTTTGGTCGCGACGCAAGAGAAGAAGCAAGGCGAAAAAAGTTTGGAATAACAAGTAGAAAATACAAACCAGAAGATCAGCCTTGGATTCTTAAATCAGGAGGTAAAACAGGCAAGAAGTTCAAAGGAATTCGAGAGGGTGGAGTCAGTGAGAATGCAGCATACTATGTTTTCACTCATGCACCCGATGGTGCCATTGAAGCATTTCCTTTGCATGAATG gtataatttcCAGCCAATACAAAGATATAAAGCTTTGAGTGCTGAAGAAGCTGAGCAAGAGTTTAGTAGGCGGAATAGAGTCATTAATTACTTTTCATTAATGATGCGAAAGAGAATGCGAAACGACGACGAAGGCGCCGAAGATGATCCAGAATTATCTGAAGGTggtaaaggaaaaaaacttggtaaaaaagaaaaggaattgaaaatatcagaAATGGATGAATGGATGGATAGTGACGATGATGATTCGAGTTCTGACGAAGacaaggagaaaaagaattctgaagaagaagaggatgataaaaaaaagaaaaaaaaagctaagG AGGAAgcacaaaaaaagaagaaaaagaagaagaaggggTCGGATGACGAAGCATTTGAAGAAAGTGACGATGGAGATGAAGAGGGGAGAGAGTGTGATTATATATCTGACTCTTCAGATTCTGAATCAGAATTGGAACAacaaaaggaaataaaatctGTGGCTGAAGAAGATGCTCTACGAAAGCTTCTTGCTTCAGATGAGGATAGTCAAGGGGAGGAGAATGAGGAGGAAAAGAAGGATGGAGAAGATGACAAAGATGATGATGAGGACAACAAAGACAAAGATGAGAAG GAAAAAGACAACAAACTCAATAAGGAgtccgataaaaaaaaagataagaagaaaaaaaagaagcaatcaaaaaaaaaagacgtaaaaaaatctggaatTGGAAAAGATTCATCAAGTGACTTCTCAAGTGATTCTGGATCCGACTCTGACATACCTAGAGAAAAAGACAGTAAAAAACCAAATAGTGCACAGAGTTCAAGGTCTGTGACTCCTGTCCTTCCTGGAGTCTCAGCTGATTGTTTTAAACGAAAACAATCAGGCTCACCAGATCTGTCACagtcgaaaaaaatcaaattagaTAATTTCAACTCTGCCCCAGTGACATCATACTTTCCGGGAGCCAG TGAGTCTGGTATAACGGAGGATGCTGTCAGACGTTATCTGATGCGCAAACCAATGACAACCACTGAGCTTCTACAGAAATTCAAGTCCAAGAAAACGGGTTTGACCTCAGAGCAATTGGTTAACGTCATGACACagatattgaagaaaataaatcctGTTAAACAAactattaaaaataaaatgtatctGTCAATTAAGGCACAACATAATTGA
- the LOC124298027 gene encoding general transcription factor IIF subunit 1 isoform X4, giving the protein MSSTAVTKPGAVPSVQEYSIRVPKNSKKKHNVMRFNATLNVDFSKWSQVKMERENNMKEYKGMDEEMPKFGAGSEFGRDAREEARRKKFGITSRKYKPEDQPWILKSGGKTGKKFKGIREGGVSENAAYYVFTHAPDGAIEAFPLHEWYNFQPIQRYKALSAEEAEQEFSRRNRVINYFSLMMRKRMRNDDEGAEDDPELSEGGKGKKLGKKEKELKISEMDEWMDSDDDDSSSDEDKEKKNSEEEEDDKKKKKKAKEEAQKKKKKKKKGSDDEAFEESDDGDEEGRECDYISDSSDSESELEQQKEIKSVAEEDALRKLLASDEDSQGEENEEEKKDGEDDKDDDEDNKDKDEKRRA; this is encoded by the exons ATGAGTTCAACAGCTGTGACGAAG CCTGGCGCAGTACCTTCGGTACAAGAATACAGCATCAGAGTTCCAAA GAACAGTAAAAAAAAGCACAATGTCATGCGATTTAATGCAACACTCAATGttgacttttcaaaatggTCGCAAGTCAAGATGGAGCGTGAAAATAACATGAAAGAGTATAAAGGAATGGATGAGGAGATGCCAAAGTTTGGAGCAGGATCCGAGTTTGGTCGCGACGCAAGAGAAGAAGCAAGGCGAAAAAAGTTTGGAATAACAAGTAGAAAATACAAACCAGAAGATCAGCCTTGGATTCTTAAATCAGGAGGTAAAACAGGCAAGAAGTTCAAAGGAATTCGAGAGGGTGGAGTCAGTGAGAATGCAGCATACTATGTTTTCACTCATGCACCCGATGGTGCCATTGAAGCATTTCCTTTGCATGAATG gtataatttcCAGCCAATACAAAGATATAAAGCTTTGAGTGCTGAAGAAGCTGAGCAAGAGTTTAGTAGGCGGAATAGAGTCATTAATTACTTTTCATTAATGATGCGAAAGAGAATGCGAAACGACGACGAAGGCGCCGAAGATGATCCAGAATTATCTGAAGGTggtaaaggaaaaaaacttggtaaaaaagaaaaggaattgaaaatatcagaAATGGATGAATGGATGGATAGTGACGATGATGATTCGAGTTCTGACGAAGacaaggagaaaaagaattctgaagaagaagaggatgataaaaaaaagaaaaaaaaagctaagG AGGAAgcacaaaaaaagaagaaaaagaagaagaaggggTCGGATGACGAAGCATTTGAAGAAAGTGACGATGGAGATGAAGAGGGGAGAGAGTGTGATTATATATCTGACTCTTCAGATTCTGAATCAGAATTGGAACAacaaaaggaaataaaatctGTGGCTGAAGAAGATGCTCTACGAAAGCTTCTTGCTTCAGATGAGGATAGTCAAGGGGAGGAGAATGAGGAGGAAAAGAAGGATGGAGAAGATGACAAAGATGATGATGAGGACAACAAAGACAAAGATGAGAAG CGCCGTGCCTAG